In Paenibacillus sonchi, a single genomic region encodes these proteins:
- a CDS encoding sensor histidine kinase — MKLLRQWGGLIWSKWSERFYQVSIKQRVLISFIVLITLSISAMGVLTYRIAGKEIQNNAFDTSKETVDKTLQLLDYRLNDVAMSVQSLMLSDAYRQMMIDVQAHDVTNYYVHLSEMQYVLSQATFNEPMIENVLIATPIGDFYSTTQVRAQDNSFYGSELYDNSKKSPGGYWAKGHYDRLFTGSQRVVSFVVRGIYENTPITNVFIVVNLRENKITSLLGQGTSGNDRKYLLLNTEGETVVQTGWPAKGEPPKDPEFLQDSTADSEGNFFYPFDGENYLVNYKQSAVAPNWILAGMQSKDQVLGQLKGVQRAVLYVILVFLLTTWFFSNKLTAALLRPLFKLSRLMRRVEENQLSVSFESKYNDEIAQVGFQFNRMMTEIKTLIEDVRQKEKGKRHAEIRALTAQMEPHFLYNTLNTIYCKSVMGENDDVNEMILALSQMFQLGLGGGQDLITLEDELSHVQQYCAIQQKCYENLFEYHAEAEEEELLSFPIPKILLQPLVENSIQHGFSDRRSGGCIHVRISLEQSMLHIVVEDNGKGMDAAKVEQGMAKREISKKGYALVNIRHRLQLYYGDEARMELSGQAGVGSRTDLWIPLSPLREEGGNYGIS; from the coding sequence ATGAAGCTTCTGAGACAATGGGGCGGCCTGATCTGGAGCAAGTGGAGTGAACGTTTTTATCAGGTGTCCATCAAGCAGCGGGTGCTTATCTCCTTTATCGTATTGATAACGCTGTCAATCAGCGCCATGGGCGTTCTGACCTACCGGATAGCCGGGAAGGAAATTCAGAATAATGCGTTTGATACCAGCAAGGAGACGGTGGACAAAACCCTGCAGCTGCTGGACTACCGGCTGAATGATGTGGCGATGTCGGTCCAGTCCCTGATGCTGAGCGATGCCTACAGGCAGATGATGATTGATGTGCAGGCTCATGATGTGACGAACTATTATGTTCATTTATCCGAAATGCAGTACGTTCTCTCGCAGGCCACCTTCAATGAGCCGATGATTGAGAACGTTCTCATAGCGACGCCGATCGGCGACTTTTATTCCACCACCCAGGTCCGTGCGCAGGATAACTCGTTCTACGGCTCGGAGCTGTACGACAACAGCAAAAAAAGCCCCGGCGGTTACTGGGCCAAAGGCCATTACGACCGGCTGTTCACCGGCAGCCAGCGGGTGGTTTCCTTTGTCGTGCGGGGGATTTATGAGAATACGCCTATTACCAACGTCTTCATTGTGGTCAACCTCAGGGAGAATAAAATCACCTCACTGCTTGGTCAGGGCACATCCGGAAATGACCGGAAATATCTACTTCTGAATACGGAAGGAGAGACGGTAGTACAGACAGGCTGGCCTGCCAAGGGGGAGCCCCCAAAGGACCCGGAATTTCTGCAGGACAGCACGGCGGACAGCGAGGGCAATTTCTTTTATCCTTTTGACGGTGAGAATTATCTGGTCAACTATAAGCAGTCGGCGGTTGCGCCGAACTGGATTCTCGCCGGGATGCAGTCCAAGGATCAGGTGTTGGGACAGCTCAAGGGTGTGCAGCGGGCGGTTTTGTATGTGATTCTTGTCTTTCTGCTGACGACGTGGTTTTTCTCGAACAAGCTGACGGCTGCACTGCTCCGGCCCTTGTTCAAGCTGAGCAGGCTGATGCGCCGGGTGGAGGAGAACCAGCTCAGCGTTTCTTTTGAGAGTAAATATAACGACGAAATCGCCCAGGTGGGGTTTCAGTTCAACCGGATGATGACGGAGATCAAAACGCTGATCGAAGATGTGCGCCAGAAGGAAAAAGGCAAACGCCATGCGGAGATCCGGGCGCTGACTGCGCAGATGGAGCCACATTTTCTGTACAACACGCTCAATACGATCTACTGCAAATCCGTGATGGGCGAAAATGATGATGTTAACGAGATGATCCTCGCTTTATCGCAAATGTTCCAGCTGGGGCTTGGCGGCGGCCAGGATCTGATTACGCTGGAGGACGAGCTTTCGCATGTGCAGCAATATTGCGCCATCCAGCAAAAATGCTATGAGAATCTGTTCGAGTATCATGCCGAAGCCGAAGAGGAGGAGCTTTTGTCCTTCCCCATTCCCAAAATACTGCTGCAGCCGCTTGTAGAGAACAGCATCCAGCACGGGTTCTCGGACCGGCGGAGCGGCGGCTGCATCCATGTGCGGATTTCGCTGGAGCAGTCCATGCTGCATATTGTGGTGGAGGATAACGGCAAAGGCATGGATGCCGCCAAAGTGGAGCAGGGAATGGCCAAACGGGAGATTTCGAAAAAAGGCTATGCCCTGGTCAATATCAGGCACCGGCTCCAGCTGTATTATGGCGATGAGGCACGGATGGAGCTGTCCGGCCAGGCGGGCGTGGGCTCGCGCACAGATCTGTGGATACCGCTTAGCCCGCTGAGGGAAGAGGGAGGAAATTATGGAATATCCTGA
- a CDS encoding response regulator, with product MEYPEAKPVKICVIDDIKSVVDMITRKPQWQEYGIEVAGTALDGEEGLQMVREMKPDIVLTDIRMPRMDGLEMTRAILEFAPHCKIIILSAYSEFSYAQQAIRLGAMDFVKKPFSLEEIVNVVLKAKALCLEEREEQEKIMAMQAQIKESLPILRQEYLTFLMQHRTTESSAKARWEYLGIPLAQENFTVFIVEIDHFAEKYGRQPVQEIELIRFSLQNILEETIQAWTQGVIFREATNRYVCIINGGDPHAAGLITEACCANVSRYSRCTVSIGVGLCVAAIHELADSYAQALSALAYHFYTGGNAVYSYASIVHKPRAASHYSVTAEQEFLFALRSGNREKSLLVLQQIFDELLQLDPLPAPQYVENIGYELSFKICRVMLELFPYEKVQPLEQQVNQLKNRLHPSLQEIRSLLEGLCAEACRWIEEERSVESTRIIQQAKAYICANLHTSLTLEQVAKQINLSQGYFSNLFKKVSGISFQQFVMHEKMEKAKTMLIEGMQVQEIAMELGYEHRRYFSEVFKKYTDMTPSEFKISYLGR from the coding sequence ATGGAATATCCTGAAGCGAAACCAGTTAAAATCTGCGTTATCGATGATATTAAAAGTGTGGTGGACATGATCACCCGCAAGCCGCAATGGCAGGAGTACGGCATCGAGGTGGCCGGCACAGCGCTCGACGGGGAAGAAGGGCTGCAGATGGTCCGGGAAATGAAGCCTGATATTGTGCTTACAGATATCCGCATGCCGCGTATGGACGGCCTGGAGATGACCCGGGCGATTCTGGAGTTTGCCCCGCACTGTAAAATTATTATTCTCAGCGCATACTCGGAGTTCTCCTATGCCCAGCAGGCGATTCGGCTTGGGGCGATGGATTTTGTCAAAAAGCCCTTCTCGCTGGAGGAGATAGTGAACGTCGTGCTGAAAGCCAAGGCGCTGTGCCTGGAGGAACGCGAAGAGCAGGAGAAGATCATGGCCATGCAGGCCCAGATCAAAGAGAGCCTGCCGATTCTGCGCCAGGAGTATTTAACCTTCCTGATGCAGCACAGGACAACGGAGTCGAGTGCGAAAGCCCGCTGGGAGTATCTTGGCATTCCGCTGGCGCAGGAGAATTTCACAGTGTTTATCGTGGAGATTGACCATTTTGCCGAGAAATACGGCCGCCAGCCGGTGCAGGAAATCGAGCTGATCCGCTTCAGTCTGCAAAATATACTGGAGGAGACGATCCAGGCCTGGACACAGGGAGTCATCTTCCGCGAGGCGACGAACCGCTATGTCTGCATCATCAACGGGGGTGACCCCCATGCTGCCGGGCTGATCACGGAAGCCTGCTGTGCGAATGTCAGCCGTTATTCCCGCTGCACGGTCTCGATCGGGGTGGGACTCTGCGTGGCTGCGATCCATGAGCTGGCGGATTCCTACGCACAGGCGCTCAGCGCGCTGGCGTACCATTTCTATACCGGTGGAAACGCTGTGTACAGTTACGCGAGCATCGTGCATAAACCCCGGGCCGCGAGCCATTATTCCGTTACCGCCGAACAGGAATTTCTTTTTGCACTGCGTTCAGGCAACCGTGAGAAAAGCCTGCTGGTGCTGCAGCAGATTTTTGATGAGCTGCTGCAGCTCGACCCGCTGCCTGCCCCGCAGTATGTGGAGAACATCGGCTACGAGCTGTCCTTCAAAATCTGCCGGGTCATGCTGGAGCTGTTCCCCTATGAGAAGGTCCAGCCGCTGGAGCAGCAGGTGAACCAGCTGAAGAACCGCCTGCATCCTTCACTGCAGGAGATCCGCTCCCTGCTCGAAGGATTATGCGCCGAGGCCTGCCGCTGGATTGAGGAGGAGCGTTCGGTCGAATCCACCCGGATTATCCAGCAGGCCAAGGCCTACATTTGCGCCAATCTGCACACCAGCCTGACGCTGGAGCAGGTGGCGAAGCAGATCAACCTCAGCCAGGGTTATTTCTCGAACCTGTTCAAGAAGGTGTCAGGCATCTCCTTTCAGCAGTTCGTCATGCACGAGAAGATGGAAAAGGCCAAGACCATGCTGATTGAAGGGATGCAGGTGCAGGAAATCGCTATGGAGCTCGGCTACGAGCACCGCCGCTACTTCAGCGAGGTGTTCAAGAAATACACTGACATGACCCCGTCGGAGTTCAAGATTTCTTATCTCGGCAGGTGA